A genomic window from Tolypothrix sp. PCC 7910 includes:
- the fusA gene encoding elongation factor G, with translation MARTIPLERVRNIGIAAHIDAGKTTTTERILFYSGIIHKIGEVHEGTAVTDWMEQERERGITITAAAISTSWKDHQINIIDTPGHVDFTIEVERSMRVLDGVIAVFCSVGGVQPQSETVWRQADRYKVPRIAFINKMDRTGANFYRVHEQMRDRLRANAIAIQLPIGSETEFKGIVDLVRMRAYIYNNDQGTDIQETEIPAELQEQAAEYRTKLIEAVAETDDDLMTKYFEGEELTETEIQAALRKGTIAGTIVPVLCGSAFKNKGVQLMLDAVVDYLPAPIDVPAIQGTLPNGDTVERRADDNEPLSALAFKIMADPYGRLTFVRVYSGVLKKGSYILNATKGKKERISRLVILKADERQDVEEMRAGDLGAALGLKDTLTGDTITDEGAPVILESLFIPEPVISVAVEPKTKNDMDKLSKALQSLSEEDPTFRVHVDPETNQTVIAGMGELHLEILVDRMLREFKVEANVGAPQVAYRETIRKAVSKVEGKFIRQSGGKGQYGHVVIDLEPGEPGSGFEFVSKIVGGVVPKEYIGPAEQGMKECCESGILAGYPLIDVKATLVDGSYHDVDSSEMAFKIAGSMALKEAVTKAAPVLLEPMMKVEVEVPENFLGDVMGDLNSRRGQIEGMGSEQGLAKVTAKVPLAEMFGYATDIRSKTQGRGIFSMEFSHYDEVPRNVAEAIIAKSKGNA, from the coding sequence GTGGCACGTACGATCCCGCTAGAGAGAGTACGCAATATCGGTATTGCGGCGCATATAGATGCGGGCAAGACAACAACAACAGAGAGAATATTGTTTTACTCTGGGATAATTCATAAAATTGGCGAAGTTCATGAAGGAACAGCCGTTACAGACTGGATGGAGCAGGAGCGGGAAAGAGGAATTACCATCACCGCGGCTGCTATTAGTACCAGCTGGAAAGATCATCAAATAAACATTATCGATACTCCAGGTCACGTTGACTTCACTATCGAAGTTGAACGCTCCATGCGTGTGTTGGATGGTGTAATCGCCGTATTCTGCTCTGTGGGTGGTGTACAACCACAATCAGAAACAGTATGGCGACAAGCAGACCGCTATAAAGTGCCGCGGATAGCCTTTATCAACAAGATGGATCGTACAGGCGCGAACTTCTACAGAGTTCATGAGCAAATGCGCGATCGCTTGCGAGCTAATGCTATTGCCATTCAATTGCCAATTGGTAGTGAAACCGAATTTAAAGGCATCGTTGACCTGGTACGCATGCGTGCCTATATTTACAACAACGATCAGGGAACAGATATTCAGGAAACTGAAATTCCCGCCGAATTGCAAGAGCAAGCAGCAGAATACCGCACAAAACTGATCGAAGCGGTAGCAGAAACCGACGACGATCTGATGACTAAGTACTTCGAGGGTGAAGAACTTACAGAAACGGAAATTCAGGCTGCTCTACGGAAAGGAACAATTGCTGGTACGATTGTGCCGGTGCTTTGTGGTTCAGCATTCAAAAACAAAGGCGTACAGCTAATGCTGGATGCAGTAGTAGATTACCTGCCAGCACCAATTGATGTCCCAGCAATTCAAGGCACATTACCCAATGGTGATACCGTTGAACGTCGGGCTGATGATAACGAACCTTTATCTGCTTTGGCATTCAAGATTATGGCTGATCCATATGGTCGCCTAACCTTTGTGCGCGTTTATTCTGGTGTCCTGAAGAAGGGTAGCTACATTCTCAATGCTACTAAGGGTAAGAAAGAACGGATCTCCCGCCTAGTTATTTTAAAAGCAGATGAACGACAAGATGTCGAAGAAATGCGGGCTGGCGATCTAGGTGCAGCATTGGGTTTGAAAGATACCTTAACAGGTGACACCATTACTGATGAAGGAGCACCAGTAATTCTGGAATCTCTATTCATCCCTGAGCCTGTGATCTCGGTGGCGGTTGAACCCAAAACCAAGAACGACATGGATAAATTATCCAAGGCTCTGCAATCTCTTTCAGAAGAAGATCCGACATTCCGTGTCCACGTCGATCCTGAAACCAACCAAACAGTGATTGCAGGGATGGGAGAGCTACACCTGGAAATTCTGGTAGACCGGATGTTACGTGAATTTAAAGTGGAAGCAAATGTGGGTGCGCCCCAAGTAGCTTACCGCGAAACAATTCGTAAAGCAGTCTCCAAAGTAGAAGGTAAGTTTATCCGCCAAAGTGGTGGTAAAGGTCAATACGGTCACGTTGTGATCGATTTGGAACCAGGTGAACCTGGAAGCGGCTTTGAATTTGTTTCTAAGATTGTGGGTGGTGTTGTACCTAAAGAGTACATTGGCCCCGCAGAACAAGGAATGAAAGAATGCTGTGAATCTGGGATTTTAGCTGGCTATCCACTTATTGATGTGAAAGCTACTTTGGTTGATGGGTCTTACCATGATGTAGACTCTTCAGAAATGGCTTTCAAAATCGCCGGTTCTATGGCGTTGAAAGAAGCAGTAACTAAAGCTGCACCCGTCCTTTTAGAGCCTATGATGAAAGTTGAAGTTGAAGTTCCAGAAAACTTCCTTGGCGATGTCATGGGTGACCTCAATTCCCGTCGTGGGCAAATTGAGGGTATGGGATCTGAGCAAGGTCTTGCTAAAGTGACTGCTAAAGTCCCATTAGCAGAAATGTTTGGCTACGCTACCGATATCCGGTCAAAGACTCAGGGTCGGGGCATCTTCTCAATGGAGTTTAGCCACTACGACGAAGTGCCTCGCAACGTGGCTGAGGCAATCATTGCAAAAAGCAAAGGGAACGCTTAA
- the tuf gene encoding elongation factor Tu, whose amino-acid sequence MARAKFERKKPHVNIGTVGHVDHGKTTLTAAITMTLAALGQAVAKGYDQIDNAPEEKARGITINTAHVEYETENRHYAHVDCPGHADYVKNMITGAAQMDGAILVVAATDGPMPQTREHILLAKQVGVPSLVVFLNKEDLMDDPELLELVELELRELLSSYDFPGDDIPIIKGSGLQALEAMTANPKTQRGENQWVDKIYELMDAVDSYIPTPERAVDQPFLMAVEDVFSITGRGTVATGRIERGKVKVGDVVELVGIRDTRNTTVTGIEMFKKSLDEGLAGDNAGVLLRGIQKADIERGMVLAKPGSITPHTQFEGEVYVLTEKEGGRKTPFFAGYRPQFYVRTTDVTGTIQAFTTDEGAAAEMVMPGDRIKMTVELINPIAIEQGMRFAIREGGRTIGAGVVSKIVK is encoded by the coding sequence ATGGCACGCGCAAAGTTTGAAAGGAAAAAACCTCACGTTAACATCGGTACTGTTGGCCACGTTGACCACGGTAAAACAACATTAACAGCAGCCATCACCATGACCTTGGCGGCTCTAGGCCAAGCTGTAGCTAAAGGCTACGACCAAATTGACAACGCACCAGAAGAAAAGGCGCGGGGTATTACTATCAATACCGCTCACGTTGAGTATGAAACCGAAAATCGCCATTATGCTCACGTAGACTGTCCAGGACATGCTGACTACGTGAAAAACATGATCACTGGTGCAGCCCAAATGGACGGAGCAATTCTCGTAGTAGCTGCTACCGATGGCCCCATGCCCCAAACCCGCGAACACATCCTGCTAGCAAAACAGGTAGGCGTTCCCAGCTTGGTTGTCTTCTTGAACAAAGAAGACTTAATGGATGACCCAGAACTGCTAGAACTAGTAGAACTAGAACTCAGAGAACTGCTTTCTAGCTACGATTTCCCTGGCGATGATATTCCCATCATCAAAGGATCTGGTCTACAAGCACTGGAAGCAATGACTGCTAACCCCAAGACCCAGCGTGGCGAGAATCAGTGGGTAGATAAAATCTATGAACTGATGGATGCTGTAGACTCCTACATCCCCACCCCAGAGCGTGCTGTTGACCAACCCTTCCTGATGGCTGTAGAAGACGTATTCTCCATCACAGGTCGTGGTACTGTTGCTACTGGACGGATTGAACGGGGTAAAGTTAAGGTCGGCGATGTAGTCGAGTTGGTGGGCATTAGAGATACCCGTAACACCACCGTTACTGGGATTGAAATGTTCAAGAAGAGCCTGGATGAAGGTTTAGCTGGTGATAACGCAGGTGTATTACTGCGCGGTATCCAAAAGGCAGATATTGAACGGGGTATGGTACTAGCTAAACCCGGTTCTATTACACCTCACACTCAATTTGAAGGTGAAGTGTACGTTCTGACCGAAAAAGAAGGCGGTCGGAAAACCCCATTTTTCGCTGGCTACCGTCCCCAGTTTTATGTACGGACAACAGATGTAACCGGCACCATCCAAGCTTTCACCACTGATGAAGGCGCTGCGGCAGAAATGGTAATGCCAGGCGATCGCATCAAGATGACTGTAGAATTGATCAACCCGATCGCAATTGAGCAGGGAATGCGCTTTGCGATTCGTGAAGGTGGTCGTACCATCGGTGCTGGTGTCGTTTCTAAGATCGTCAAATAG
- the rpsJ gene encoding 30S ribosomal protein S10 → MATLQQQKIRIRLQAFDRRLLDTSCEKIVDTANRTNATAIGPIPLPTKRKIYCVLRSPHVDKDSREHFETRTHRRIIDIYQPSSKTIDALMKLDLPSGVDIEVKL, encoded by the coding sequence ATGGCAACTCTACAGCAGCAGAAAATTAGAATCCGCTTACAAGCTTTTGATCGTCGTTTATTGGATACATCTTGCGAGAAGATTGTAGACACCGCTAACCGCACTAACGCCACAGCTATCGGGCCTATTCCTTTACCAACAAAACGTAAGATTTATTGTGTATTGCGATCGCCTCACGTAGATAAAGATTCCCGCGAACACTTTGAAACTCGCACCCATCGCCGGATTATTGACATTTATCAACCTTCTTCTAAAACTATTGATGCTCTGATGAAGCTAGATCTGCCATCTGGTGTGGACATCGAAGTAAAACTTTAA
- a CDS encoding LON peptidase substrate-binding domain-containing protein translates to MTSSSRIAVRELPLFPLPEVVLFPGRPLPLHIFEFRYRIMMNTILESDRRFGVLMVDPVKGTIANVGCCAEIIHYQRLPDDRMKMLTLGQQRFRVLEYVREKPYRVALVEWFEDQTPTKDLRPLASEVEQLLRDVVRLSAKLTEQNIELPEDVPDLPTELSYWVASNLYGVAAEQQSLLEMRDTAARLERESEILTSTRNHLAARTVLKDTFNQKL, encoded by the coding sequence ATGACATCCTCTTCTAGAATTGCAGTTCGCGAACTACCTCTGTTCCCGTTACCTGAAGTAGTTCTGTTTCCTGGCAGACCATTACCCCTGCATATTTTTGAATTTCGCTACAGAATCATGATGAACACGATTCTTGAAAGCGATCGCAGGTTTGGGGTTTTGATGGTCGATCCAGTCAAAGGTACCATTGCTAATGTTGGTTGCTGTGCAGAGATTATTCATTACCAGCGACTGCCAGACGACCGGATGAAAATGTTAACTTTAGGTCAGCAAAGATTTCGTGTTTTAGAATATGTTCGCGAAAAGCCCTACCGGGTGGCTTTGGTTGAGTGGTTTGAAGACCAAACACCAACAAAAGATTTGCGACCTTTAGCTTCAGAGGTAGAACAACTGCTAAGAGATGTTGTGCGTCTTTCAGCAAAGTTAACTGAACAAAATATTGAACTACCAGAAGATGTACCCGATCTGCCTACCGAGTTATCTTATTGGGTAGCTAGTAACCTTTATGGGGTAGCTGCAGAACAGCAGTCATTGCTAGAAATGCGTGATACGGCGGCTCGCTTGGAAAGAGAATCGGAAATTTTGACTTCTACTCGCAATCACTTGGCAGCTCGTACAGTTCTCAAAGACACTTTTAATCAAAAATTATAA
- the pheA gene encoding prephenate dehydratase has translation MTLAIAHLGPPGTYAEQAAVFYLNWLAQTTGVAATLRPYPSIAQSLQAVAQGQTQLAVVPVENSIEGSVTMTMDTLWLLDSLQIQLALVLPIAHTLISCAAGLEQIKTVYSHPQALSQCQGWLGQYLPTVQIIPSNSTTEALQLLKEDLTAAAIASMRAAELYNLPILATGINDYPENCTRFWVISQAQTEISPQKYSTTNTHTSLAFSLPANLPGALVKPLQIFAQREINLSRIESRPTKRSLGEYLFFMDLEADRNSPKMQSALAELSTYTEILKIFGSYSILPITTLQSVESID, from the coding sequence ATGACACTAGCGATCGCACATTTAGGGCCTCCCGGTACTTATGCAGAGCAAGCAGCTGTTTTTTATCTCAATTGGCTGGCTCAAACAACAGGAGTTGCAGCTACATTACGTCCTTATCCCAGCATTGCTCAATCACTCCAAGCTGTTGCTCAAGGACAGACGCAGTTGGCAGTTGTGCCAGTGGAAAATTCCATAGAAGGCAGTGTCACCATGACAATGGATACATTGTGGCTATTGGATAGTTTGCAAATTCAGTTAGCTTTGGTATTACCTATCGCCCATACGCTAATTTCCTGTGCCGCAGGTTTAGAGCAAATTAAAACTGTTTATTCCCACCCCCAAGCTTTGTCTCAATGTCAAGGATGGTTAGGACAATATCTCCCCACAGTGCAGATAATTCCTAGCAATTCCACTACTGAAGCATTACAACTATTAAAGGAAGATTTAACAGCAGCAGCGATCGCATCTATGAGAGCAGCTGAACTCTATAACTTGCCCATACTAGCCACTGGTATCAACGATTATCCAGAAAACTGCACTCGCTTTTGGGTAATTAGTCAAGCTCAAACTGAGATTTCGCCACAGAAATATTCCACAACAAATACCCATACTTCCTTAGCTTTCAGCTTACCCGCTAATCTCCCAGGTGCACTTGTCAAACCCCTGCAAATATTTGCTCAACGAGAAATTAACCTCAGCCGCATTGAATCTCGCCCGACAAAGCGCTCTTTGGGGGAATATTTATTTTTTATGGATTTAGAAGCAGACCGCAATTCACCCAAAATGCAATCTGCTTTGGCAGAACTTAGCACCTACACAGAAATTTTAAAAATTTTTGGTAGCTACAGTATCCTACCGATTACAACTCTACAGTCAGTAGAATCCATTGATTAA
- a CDS encoding DUF1997 domain-containing protein produces the protein MATRLTASQSVEIAVPKQPIPIQHYLRQPQRLVHALVDNNRIQQISEEVFRLKMRPLTFMSLSLQPTVDMRVWAESNGTIYLRSVGCEILGVEYINQRFALNLKGYLSPSQLSTGTYLQGKADLEVQVELPPPFCFTPKPILETTGNGLLKSVLLTVKQRLLHQLLADYSRWVISQTNVPSLKDDSGELPILNIE, from the coding sequence ATGGCTACCCGGCTTACGGCTTCTCAATCAGTTGAAATTGCTGTTCCAAAGCAGCCTATTCCCATCCAGCACTACTTACGTCAACCCCAACGTTTAGTTCATGCTTTGGTTGACAATAATCGCATTCAGCAAATTTCAGAAGAAGTATTTCGCTTAAAAATGCGTCCACTGACTTTCATGTCACTTAGCCTGCAACCAACTGTAGACATGAGAGTATGGGCAGAATCTAATGGAACTATTTATTTGCGATCGGTAGGTTGTGAAATTCTCGGTGTTGAGTATATTAATCAACGTTTTGCATTAAATTTAAAAGGCTACCTATCGCCATCACAACTTAGTACAGGTACTTACCTACAAGGCAAAGCGGATTTAGAAGTACAAGTAGAGCTACCACCGCCATTTTGCTTTACTCCCAAACCAATTTTAGAAACCACTGGTAATGGTTTGCTTAAGAGTGTGCTGTTGACTGTAAAACAACGGCTACTGCATCAGCTGTTAGCTGATTATAGTCGCTGGGTAATTTCTCAAACGAATGTCCCAAGCCTTAAAGACGATAGTGGAGAATTGCCGATTTTGAATATAGAGTAA
- a CDS encoding ribonuclease HII: MVEPEPTAANNKSVVPPQSELLWLELSTLAGTAGMAGVDEVGRGALFGPVVAAAVMLPESAWPELIAAKIKDSKKLSSSRRTELAQQICALAIDWKIGFSSTAEIDQINILQATLLAMKRAVLKLKVQPALCLIDGNQSVKNLLLPQQTIVKGDERSLTIAAASIVAKVWRDELVLRLASKYPMYDLTSNKGYGSQKHLLALKKYGPSPLHRKSFRSCQIQI; the protein is encoded by the coding sequence ATGGTAGAGCCAGAGCCAACTGCCGCTAATAATAAGTCTGTAGTACCTCCTCAAAGTGAACTGCTGTGGCTAGAGTTGTCAACATTAGCAGGTACTGCGGGTATGGCTGGTGTAGATGAAGTAGGGCGAGGTGCTTTGTTTGGCCCTGTAGTTGCGGCAGCAGTCATGCTACCAGAGAGTGCTTGGCCAGAATTGATAGCAGCTAAAATTAAAGATAGTAAAAAGCTGTCTAGTTCTCGCAGAACGGAACTAGCACAGCAAATTTGTGCATTAGCAATAGACTGGAAAATTGGTTTCTCTTCCACTGCTGAAATTGACCAAATCAATATTTTGCAGGCGACATTACTAGCAATGAAGCGGGCTGTGCTTAAACTGAAAGTACAGCCTGCTCTTTGCTTAATAGATGGTAATCAATCGGTAAAAAACTTATTATTACCGCAACAAACAATAGTCAAAGGAGATGAGCGATCGCTCACTATTGCTGCAGCAAGTATTGTGGCTAAGGTTTGGCGTGACGAGCTAGTACTGCGCTTGGCATCAAAGTATCCCATGTACGACCTAACAAGTAACAAGGGTTATGGTAGCCAAAAGCATTTGCTAGCTTTAAAAAAATACGGGCCTTCACCTTTACATCGTAAGTCTTTTCGTTCTTGTCAAATTCAGATTTGA
- a CDS encoding Rne/Rng family ribonuclease: protein MPKQIIIAEQHQIAAVFSEDQIQELVVATGHHQIGDIYLGVVENVLPGIDAAFVNIGDPERNGFIHVTDLGPLKLKRTAAAITELLAPQQKVLVQVMKEPTGTKGPRLTGNITMPGRYVVLMPYGRGVNLSRRIKSESERNRLRALAILIKPAGMGLLVRTEAEGKPEEAIIEDLEVLQKQWEAIQQEAQSTRAPALLNRDDDFIQRVLRDMYGADVNRIVVDSSTGLKRVKQYLQNWSGGQTPQGLLIDHHRDRSPILEYFRINAAIREALKPRVDLPSGGYIIIEPTEALTVIDVNSGSFTRSATARETVLWTNCEAATEIARQMRLRNIAGVIVVDFIDMESRRDQLQVLEHFNKALKADKARPQIAQLTELGLVELTRKRQGQNIYELFGETCPTCGGLGHTVRLPGELESRLPTIPTEVPERFIPLPNREPREPREPREAREPRMPVARIPEQRETYDGFGDSFDNDSDLGALNLMNHPSYQELSDHNKRRTRTRRSRIGIGVPNGKDEGRIVNNPLAFVNDPDLDLDADNELAPAPEIPPPSLNKQGWNERGERAKVTKVEPVKPVVEPPEIRTVEMTLEEQDVFALMGVSPLVKLDREVKNPKSVIINIVQPGQIPAPSTESTSDTIATEKVSSSVSTIKVPTPQVELEQKPSPQPVIESPGFTAIVEEAEVSEANSASAASRRRRRRSSAIDDNNEES from the coding sequence ATGCCAAAGCAAATTATCATCGCGGAACAGCATCAAATTGCTGCTGTATTTTCGGAAGATCAAATACAAGAACTTGTTGTAGCCACGGGTCATCACCAAATTGGTGATATTTACTTAGGAGTAGTAGAAAATGTACTACCAGGTATTGATGCAGCTTTTGTAAATATTGGCGATCCAGAGCGTAACGGCTTTATTCACGTCACTGACTTAGGGCCATTAAAGCTGAAGCGGACAGCAGCAGCAATCACAGAATTATTAGCACCACAACAAAAAGTTTTGGTGCAGGTAATGAAAGAGCCAACGGGGACAAAAGGGCCAAGGCTGACAGGTAACATCACCATGCCTGGACGCTACGTAGTTCTGATGCCCTATGGTAGAGGTGTAAATTTATCTCGACGGATTAAAAGTGAAAGCGAGCGTAACCGCCTGCGAGCACTAGCAATTTTGATCAAACCCGCAGGTATGGGTTTACTGGTACGCACAGAGGCCGAAGGTAAACCAGAAGAAGCAATTATCGAAGATTTAGAAGTATTGCAGAAGCAGTGGGAAGCCATTCAACAAGAAGCACAATCTACCCGCGCTCCAGCATTGCTGAACCGAGATGATGACTTTATCCAACGCGTGCTGCGAGATATGTACGGCGCGGATGTAAATCGCATTGTAGTCGATTCTAGTACTGGTTTGAAGCGCGTCAAGCAGTATTTACAAAACTGGAGTGGGGGTCAAACACCGCAGGGATTGTTAATTGACCATCACCGCGATCGCTCACCAATTTTAGAATACTTCCGGATTAATGCCGCGATTCGTGAAGCCCTCAAGCCAAGGGTAGATCTACCTTCTGGTGGCTATATCATCATTGAGCCAACCGAAGCCTTAACAGTCATAGATGTTAACTCCGGCTCCTTCACACGTTCCGCAACAGCTAGAGAAACAGTACTGTGGACTAACTGCGAAGCTGCTACAGAAATTGCCCGGCAGATGCGTCTGCGGAATATCGCCGGGGTAATCGTGGTCGATTTCATTGATATGGAATCACGACGAGATCAACTGCAAGTGCTGGAGCATTTTAACAAAGCCCTAAAAGCAGACAAAGCTCGTCCTCAAATTGCTCAACTCACCGAACTAGGTTTAGTAGAACTGACCCGTAAGCGCCAAGGTCAAAATATTTACGAATTATTTGGTGAAACTTGCCCGACTTGTGGAGGTTTAGGGCATACAGTGCGTCTCCCAGGAGAACTAGAAAGTAGATTGCCCACCATACCCACAGAAGTACCAGAACGTTTTATACCTCTGCCTAATAGGGAACCTAGAGAGCCAAGAGAACCACGGGAAGCAAGAGAACCTCGTATGCCAGTTGCCCGGATTCCCGAGCAACGGGAAACCTACGATGGATTTGGCGATTCATTTGATAACGATTCTGACTTGGGTGCCCTCAACTTAATGAATCATCCCAGCTATCAAGAGCTGAGCGATCATAACAAGCGTCGTACCCGCACCCGTCGTAGTCGCATTGGTATTGGTGTACCAAATGGCAAAGATGAAGGCCGGATTGTCAACAATCCACTCGCTTTTGTTAACGATCCAGACTTAGACCTGGATGCTGATAATGAACTAGCACCAGCACCAGAAATTCCCCCACCAAGCTTGAATAAACAAGGTTGGAATGAAAGAGGAGAACGAGCTAAAGTTACCAAAGTAGAACCAGTCAAACCAGTGGTAGAACCACCGGAAATTAGGACTGTAGAAATGACTTTAGAGGAACAAGATGTTTTTGCTTTGATGGGTGTCTCTCCCTTGGTGAAATTGGATCGGGAAGTGAAAAATCCGAAATCAGTAATTATCAATATTGTGCAACCAGGACAAATTCCAGCTCCGTCTACGGAATCTACCTCTGATACCATCGCCACTGAAAAAGTCAGCAGTTCAGTCAGCACCATCAAAGTACCTACACCACAAGTTGAGCTAGAACAAAAACCATCACCCCAACCAGTAATTGAATCACCTGGGTTCACTGCGATCGTAGAAGAAGCTGAAGTTAGTGAAGCTAATAGTGCTTCTGCTGCTAGTCGTCGCCGTCGTCGTCGCTCCTCGGCCATAGATGACAACAATGAAGAAAGCTAA